The following are encoded together in the Phragmites australis chromosome 19, lpPhrAust1.1, whole genome shotgun sequence genome:
- the LOC133900227 gene encoding aspartic proteinase nepenthesin-1-like, whose product MAAKVALVALIISFLLAASPANSERRGFRATMIRRETAINFTRAARQSHERLSMLAARLDTAASRQSTQTPLRVDADGLGYDMEFSIGTPPLKLWAAADTGSDLIWTKCGTCASCAPQGSPSYYPDKSSSFSKLPCSDSLCSALQSESFVTCSAGGTECDYRYLYGLSTNSHHYTQGYMGSETFTLGSDVVPGVGFGCTTMSEGNYGTGSGLVGLGRGPLSLVSQLGVGAFSYCLTPDAKASPLLFGSLATLTGTGVQSTPLLIGIDTFYVVNLQSISIGAATTAGTGNNGIVFDSGTTLTFLADPAYSAAKTAILSQTALPRVANRGGYEACFQFSNGSSMTLPPMVLNFDGADMNLPTENFFQEVEHGVLCWIVQKSSSMSIIGNIMQMNYHIRYDVENSVLSFQPANCDSL is encoded by the coding sequence ATGGCGGCCAAGGTAGCTCTCGTCGCGCTCATTATATCATTCCTCCTGGCCGCTTCTCCGGCCAACTCCGAACGACGGGGGTTCCGCGCCACCATGATCCGGAGGGAAACGGCCATCAACTTCACGCGTGCCGCGCGGCAATCTCACGAGCGGCTGTCCATGCTTGCCGCCCGGCTCGATACCGCCGCAAGCCGGCAGAGCACGCAGACCCCCCTTCGTGTGGATGCGGACGGCTTAGGCTACGACATGGAGTTCTCCATCGGCACGCCGCCGCTGAAACTGTGGGCCGCTGCCGACACCGGCAGCGACCTCATCTGGACCAAGTGCGGAACTTGCGCGTCCTGCGCGCCGCAGGGCTCCCCTTCCTACTACCCCGACAAATCATCCTCTTTCTCCAAGCTTCCGTGTTCCGACTCTCTCTGCAGTGCTCTGCAGTCTGAGTCGTTCGTGACGTGCAGCGCCGGCGGCACCGAGTGCGACTACCGGTACCTCTACGGCCTTAGTACTAATTCGCACCATTACACACAGGGGTACATGGGGAGCGAGACCTTCACGCTCGGCAGCGACGTCGTGCCGGGCGTGGGCTTCGGCTGCACCACCATGTCGGAGGGTAACTATGGCACGGGCTCTGGCCTCGTTGGGCTTGGCCGCGGGCCGCTGTCCCTCGTCTCCCAGCTCGGCGTCGGTGCATTCTCGTACTGCCTCACCCCTGACGCCAAGGCGAGCCCTCTCCTTTTCGGCTCCCTCGCCACCTTGACAGGCACCGGCGTCCAGTCCACACCGCTGCTTATTGGGATCGACACCTTCTACGTCGTGAACCTGCAGAGCATCTCGATCGGTGCGGCGACGACGGCCGGCACTGGAAATAACGGCATAGTGTTCGACTCCGGAACGACATTGACGTTCCTTGCGGACCCGGCCTACTCGGCGGCGAAGACGGCAATCCTGTCCCAGACGGCACTACCCCGGGTGGCTAACAGGGGCGGATACGAGGCGTGCTTCCAGTTCTCCAACGGGAGCTCCATGACTCTACCGCCGATGGTGCTGAACTTCGACGGGGCCGACATGAACTTGCCGACGGAGAACTTCTTCCAGGAGGTGGAGCACGGCGTGTTGTGCTGGATCGTGCAGAAGTCCAGCAGCATGTCCATCATCGGCAACATCATGCAGATGAACTACCACATACGGTACGACGTCGAGAATTCGGTGCTTTCGTTCCAGCCGGCCAACTGCGACAGCCTCTGA